A genomic window from Fibrobacterota bacterium includes:
- a CDS encoding IS3 family transposase, producing the protein MRGSHKVGLMCKALGVSRSGLDDWSKRDKTPDHQELRGMIHTTFKRFRCTYGHRSIRRELSKEGHHHGRKLILRLMSEDGLRPTASLPKPYGKEKGVEHRVAKNRLDRHFMVRRVNRVWTSDITYIWTALGWVYLAVILDLFSRRIVGWSVSDKPDTALVKSALSKAIRLRRPRRWRIMFHSDQGCQYTSIELQEYLRDSGILQSMSRRGQCWDNAPTESFFGTMKQETGIARFILEDCRAVEIAMLDWIDGWYNQTRRHTTLDGCSPIEFESEKAA; encoded by the coding sequence ATGAGGGGTTCCCACAAGGTTGGATTGATGTGCAAGGCGTTGGGAGTCAGCCGGTCTGGTTTGGATGACTGGAGCAAACGTGACAAGACTCCCGATCATCAGGAACTCAGAGGCATGATCCACACGACCTTCAAACGGTTTCGTTGCACTTATGGACATCGTTCCATTCGACGCGAACTGTCCAAGGAAGGGCATCATCATGGGCGTAAGTTGATTCTACGCTTGATGTCCGAGGACGGCTTGAGGCCCACGGCAAGCCTTCCCAAGCCATACGGCAAGGAAAAAGGCGTTGAACATCGAGTTGCCAAAAACCGTCTGGATCGGCATTTCATGGTGAGACGGGTGAATCGAGTCTGGACGTCGGACATCACCTACATATGGACTGCCTTGGGTTGGGTTTACCTTGCGGTGATTCTTGATCTATTCTCGCGACGGATCGTCGGTTGGTCAGTCAGCGACAAGCCTGATACGGCGCTGGTCAAGAGCGCGTTATCCAAGGCGATTCGGTTGAGGCGACCGAGACGCTGGCGGATCATGTTCCACTCCGACCAAGGCTGCCAATACACGTCCATTGAGCTTCAGGAGTACCTCAGGGATTCAGGGATCCTGCAGTCAATGAGCCGGCGAGGCCAGTGCTGGGACAACGCTCCAACGGAAAGCTTCTTCGGAACCATGAAGCAGGAAACGGGCATCGCAAGGTTCATTCTGGAGGACTGCCGCGCCGTGGAGATCGCAATGCTAGATTGGATCGACGGCTGGTACAATCAGACCCGAAGGCACACCACTCTCGATGGATGCAGCCCCATCGAATTCGAATCCGAAAAGGCTGCGTAA
- a CDS encoding transposase — protein sequence MEVKAKTKRRAYDPGFKERAVKMAAESRNIAETARQLGVGYSLLNGWINAAELARSKGQGLAMALEEKARLAALEREVANLREENEILRKATAYFARDRVPPRSTPGSKG from the coding sequence ATGGAAGTTAAGGCCAAAACGAAGCGCCGTGCATACGATCCTGGATTCAAGGAGCGGGCGGTCAAAATGGCAGCTGAAAGCCGGAACATCGCTGAGACAGCACGTCAACTGGGGGTTGGCTACAGTCTCCTCAACGGCTGGATCAACGCCGCAGAACTTGCCCGGAGCAAGGGCCAGGGGTTGGCGATGGCCCTGGAGGAAAAAGCCCGGTTGGCAGCCCTGGAGCGGGAAGTGGCCAATCTTCGAGAGGAGAACGAGATCCTAAGGAAAGCCACGGCGTACTTCGCGAGGGATCGAGTCCCGCCGAGAAGTACGCCTGGATCCAAGGGATGA
- a CDS encoding GNAT family N-acetyltransferase produces the protein MPSDASSLWQPRLQGESLLVRPLDPLDFHSLFTAASDPAIWAGHPSPTRYRQTEFQQWFDAALDSGGALIVEDLATQTAIGSSRYYEWDHSRSEVSIGFTFLATSHWGGKANRELKDLMMRHAFSQVRTIWFHVDVRNVRSQRAMQKIGGIVSHVAEKEIAGKISRYVHYKIERLID, from the coding sequence ATGCCGTCCGACGCATCCAGCCTTTGGCAACCCCGCCTCCAGGGCGAGTCCCTGTTGGTTCGACCGCTGGATCCCCTCGATTTCCATTCGCTGTTCACGGCGGCCTCCGACCCTGCGATCTGGGCGGGACATCCTTCCCCGACCCGATATCGACAAACGGAATTCCAACAATGGTTCGATGCGGCCCTGGATTCCGGTGGCGCCCTGATCGTGGAAGATCTCGCGACCCAAACGGCGATCGGAAGCTCGCGCTACTACGAGTGGGATCATTCCCGCTCGGAGGTCTCCATCGGGTTCACGTTCCTGGCCACTTCCCATTGGGGAGGCAAAGCCAATCGCGAACTCAAGGATCTGATGATGCGACACGCGTTCTCGCAGGTGCGAACCATCTGGTTCCATGTGGACGTTCGCAATGTCCGCTCCCAGAGGGCGATGCAAAAGATCGGCGGAATCGTTTCCCATGTCGCCGAGAAGGAGATCGCCGGGAAGATTTCCCGGTATGTGCATTACAAGATCGAGCGTTTGATCGACTGA
- a CDS encoding TIGR02147 family protein, whose amino-acid sequence MRAFSFSNRVIGALLGKMSNHAISRKSMGGILSVILSELFNCGHPDLGAERTQIYSVTGNSNDHLLWTAKDYREFLSLWLEQEKTKKPHVSLSSVARKLAMDSSLLGRILQGERHLATSRIQPVCDLTGLVGNQAEYFRHLVLHGKSKSAREAQACFERMQELRRIAPVPLDDAQESYWDKWIHVALRSLLVCGNFQDEWAALGNLLHPPQNPTAVKSAMKSLERMGMIAKDSDGFWRPVEPYVRDKQGSQTRALRNFHRQSILLALDALEKVPTSRRNISSVSVTLDEFGYQELVRMIEDLRGRALTRSSKILRPDRVVQLSLLLVPLAGRYLKTAPE is encoded by the coding sequence ATGCGAGCTTTCTCCTTCTCGAACCGGGTGATCGGTGCGCTGCTGGGGAAGATGTCTAACCACGCGATCTCTCGCAAGTCGATGGGAGGAATTTTGTCTGTCATTTTGTCCGAGCTTTTTAACTGCGGGCACCCCGACCTTGGGGCAGAACGAACGCAGATTTATTCCGTGACCGGCAACTCCAACGACCACCTGCTCTGGACCGCCAAGGACTATCGCGAGTTCCTGTCGTTGTGGCTGGAACAGGAAAAGACCAAAAAGCCGCATGTTTCGCTCAGCAGCGTCGCCCGGAAGCTCGCCATGGATTCCAGCCTGCTGGGCCGGATCCTCCAGGGAGAGCGCCACCTGGCCACCTCGCGGATCCAGCCGGTGTGCGACCTGACCGGACTGGTGGGAAACCAAGCAGAATATTTCCGGCACCTGGTCTTGCACGGGAAGTCCAAGTCCGCCCGCGAAGCACAGGCCTGTTTTGAACGGATGCAGGAACTGCGTCGCATCGCACCGGTGCCGCTGGACGATGCGCAGGAATCGTATTGGGACAAATGGATCCATGTTGCGCTGCGGTCGCTTTTGGTGTGCGGTAATTTCCAGGATGAGTGGGCGGCGCTGGGCAACCTGCTGCACCCTCCCCAAAATCCCACCGCCGTCAAATCCGCCATGAAGAGCCTGGAAAGAATGGGGATGATCGCGAAGGATTCCGACGGATTTTGGCGACCGGTGGAACCCTACGTGCGCGACAAGCAGGGCTCGCAGACCAGGGCGTTGCGGAATTTCCATCGCCAATCGATCCTGCTGGCCTTGGACGCCCTGGAAAAGGTCCCGACTTCGCGTCGCAACATCTCGTCGGTTTCCGTCACCCTGGACGAGTTCGGATACCAGGAACTGGTCCGCATGATCGAAGACCTGCGCGGCCGTGCCCTGACCCGTTCCTCCAAGATCCTCCGCCCCGACAGGGTGGTCCAACTCAGCCTTCTTCTGGTACCGCTCGCCGGGCGTTACCTGAAGACTGCCCCAGAGTAG